Proteins encoded within one genomic window of Felis catus isolate Fca126 chromosome C1, F.catus_Fca126_mat1.0, whole genome shotgun sequence:
- the TEX44 gene encoding testis-expressed protein 44: MTTSPLGEARAPSIPTHGDSRPTDTSTVGSQSQDPLLADVPTANGATVSPEQQDVDQASIEQVTSQSSSESGDKDKHEAAVGDSQEPKEATALLDHQASNAPQMPTSSQDPAWEGLVQNASMSLSPQTSQRDPLGEEETPQTSGTPDSDQELAPTMAAAKAQFPGKDTQPAVSSADSGGQEDTETTGTTTTAEGGTLEGEPEGPETLNSDTEASTTAESQGGTEEDLVGGSEYLQAEQLPPARGGSAPPSPGPREVAPGRRPLDVSLYTANEDNSYMRSMTSLLGGGEGSISSLADILVWSETTMGMATAFLASGHSSATDVLQSSGPSLRSVSSILGNTFSSGLMTGTGSALRSVTHMLETMEQRTIGGIRSAMRYLISYLSPRRASARPDPD, encoded by the coding sequence ATGACCACCTCACCCTTGGGGGAGGCCAGAGCTCCCAGCATCCCCACACATGGTGACAGCAGGCCCACAGACACTTCAACAGTGGGGTCCCAAAGTCAGGACCCCCTCCTTGCAGATGTCCCAACGGCTAACGGTGCCACCGTATCACCTGAACAGCAGGATGTAGATCAGGCCTCCATTGAGCAGGTCACCTCCCAGTCCTCATCAGAATCTGGGGACAAGGACAAACATGAAGCTGCCGTAGGGGACAGCCAGGAGCCTAAGGAGGCCACGGCCCTGCTTGACCACCAGGCCTCAAATGCTCCACAAATGCCCACGAGCTCCCAGGACCCAGCATGGGAGGGACTGGTGCAAAATGCAAGCATGTCTCTGAGTCCTCAGACCTCCCAACGAGACCCCCTGGGGGAAGAAGAGACCCCACAAACGTCGGGTACCCCGGACAGTGACCAAGAATTAGCTCCAACTATGGCAGCTGCTAAGGCACAGTTCCCCGGAAAGGACACTCAGCCCGCTGTGAGCTCTGCAGACTCGGGTGGTCAGGAGGACACTGAGACCACGGGCACCACCACCACCGCTGAAGGAGGGACTCTTGAGGGGGAACCTGAGGGTCCAGAGACCTTGAACTCTGACACTGAAGCTTCGACTACCGCTGAGTCCCAGGGAGGGACTGAGGAGGATTTGGTGGGTGGCTCAGAATATCTGCAGGCCGAGCAGCTCCCGCCCGCACGAGGAGGCAGTGCCCCCCCCTCACCTGGCCCCCGCGAGGTGGCCCCGGGGAGGAGACCCCTGGACGTCAGCCTTTATACGGCCAATGAGGACAACAGCTATATGCGCTCCATGACCAGCCTGCTGGGCGGAGGTGAGGGGTCCATCAGCTCCCTGGCAGATATCCTAGTGTGGTCTGAGACCACCATGGGCATGGCCACGGCCTTCCTGGCTTCTGGCCACAGCTCCGCGACAGACGTGCTGCAGAGCAGCGGGCCCAGCCTGCGCTCCGTCTCCAGCATCCTGGGGAACACCTTCTCCTCTGGGCTGATGACAGGGACTGGCTCGGCCCTGCGCTCTGTCACCCACATGCTGGAGACGATGGAGCAGAGGACTATAGGGGGCATCCGCTCGGCCATGCGCTACCTGATCAGCTACCTCAGCCCACGCCGGGCCTCTGCCAGACCAGACCCTGACTAG